One Mycolicibacterium parafortuitum DNA segment encodes these proteins:
- a CDS encoding CaiB/BaiF CoA transferase family protein: protein MGVLDGIRVLDYGRFIAAPWCSALLADMGADVIRVEKREGGEDRWVQSIADTGEGGTFLQCNRNKRSLTLDTTTAEGQEVTRKLVAGADIVVANMPAAGMRASGLDYDTLRAIRPDIILASATAYGEGGPYSDRIGFDGAGQVMSGAVYRQGLPEQPIRTVVPYADFGTALTLTIGVMMALYHRDRTGEGQHVEGALLPTAMMLSNAFLIERDLLGTDKPRMANQGTSVAPCDLYRTADDGWVLLQIAGPSMFKRWCRLVGRPELFDDPRFADDDLRWQHGDELNAIMARWCADKTKAEVLGLLEAAKLPAAPMHSTQEALDDPHVRAMGYLKRVPFPGTPKEVPLIETPFRLSATPGEIRRRAPLLGEHTDEILGEVGYTAEQIDGLRERAVV, encoded by the coding sequence ATGGGGGTTCTCGACGGGATCCGCGTACTCGACTACGGCCGGTTCATCGCCGCCCCGTGGTGCTCGGCGCTGCTGGCGGACATGGGTGCCGACGTGATCCGGGTCGAGAAACGCGAAGGCGGCGAGGACCGCTGGGTGCAGTCGATCGCCGATACCGGTGAGGGCGGCACGTTCCTGCAGTGCAACCGCAACAAGCGCTCGCTGACGCTGGACACCACCACCGCCGAGGGGCAGGAGGTCACCCGCAAGCTGGTGGCCGGTGCCGACATCGTCGTCGCGAACATGCCCGCTGCCGGAATGCGGGCCAGCGGACTGGATTACGACACGCTGCGGGCGATCAGACCCGACATCATCCTGGCCAGCGCGACCGCGTACGGCGAGGGCGGACCGTACAGTGACCGGATCGGGTTCGACGGTGCCGGGCAGGTGATGTCCGGTGCGGTGTACCGGCAGGGTCTGCCGGAGCAGCCGATCCGCACCGTGGTCCCGTACGCGGACTTCGGCACCGCGCTGACGTTGACGATCGGGGTGATGATGGCGCTCTACCACCGCGACCGGACCGGGGAGGGCCAGCACGTCGAGGGTGCGCTGCTGCCGACCGCGATGATGCTGTCCAACGCATTCCTGATCGAGCGTGACCTGCTGGGCACCGACAAGCCACGGATGGCCAATCAGGGCACCTCGGTGGCGCCGTGTGACCTGTACCGGACCGCCGACGACGGCTGGGTGCTGCTGCAGATCGCCGGGCCGTCGATGTTCAAGCGGTGGTGCAGGTTAGTCGGACGGCCGGAGTTGTTCGACGATCCGCGGTTCGCCGACGACGATCTGCGCTGGCAGCACGGCGACGAGCTGAACGCCATCATGGCGCGGTGGTGCGCCGACAAGACCAAGGCAGAGGTACTCGGGCTGTTGGAGGCGGCGAAACTGCCTGCCGCGCCCATGCATTCGACACAGGAAGCGCTCGACGACCCGCATGTGCGGGCTATGGGCTATCTCAAGCGGGTACCGTTTCCCGGCACCCCGAAGGAGGTGCCGCTGATCGAGACCCCGTTCCGGCTGTCGGCGACTCCGGGGGAGATCCGCCGGCGCGCCCCGCTGCTCGGAGAGCACACCGACGAGATCCTCGGTGAGGTCGGATACACCGCAGAACAGATCGACGGTCTGCGTGAGCGCGCGGTGGTGTGA
- a CDS encoding DUF5994 family protein, with translation MTPQMTRKNDQNTTVPARTPRLRLKSKAPRTGYVDGAWWPRTEDLTTELPDLLAVLSVRLGRIDRVLYHLGAWANAPRKFTTGGRAVRLDGYRLQPLNSITVLGLDGNHARLTLLVIPPRTDPDDAHTTMMAAAEAENAATLDGLLMMSPRERDRRTQATVAEDRWESEGGTTTFPRPTPISC, from the coding sequence ATGACGCCACAGATGACACGCAAGAACGATCAGAACACGACCGTCCCTGCACGCACACCGCGGCTACGGTTGAAGAGCAAGGCACCACGAACCGGATACGTCGACGGCGCCTGGTGGCCGCGCACCGAGGATCTCACCACGGAGCTGCCTGACCTCTTGGCGGTGCTGTCGGTACGCCTGGGCCGCATCGACCGAGTGTTGTACCACCTGGGCGCCTGGGCGAACGCCCCCCGGAAATTCACGACCGGCGGCCGGGCAGTACGCCTGGATGGATACCGGCTTCAGCCGCTCAACTCGATCACAGTTCTCGGCCTCGACGGCAATCACGCCCGCCTCACCCTGCTGGTGATCCCGCCACGCACCGATCCCGACGACGCCCACACCACGATGATGGCGGCGGCCGAGGCGGAGAACGCCGCCACCCTCGACGGGCTGCTCATGATGAGCCCACGAGAACGCGACCGACGAACCCAGGCGACCGTGGCCGAAGACCGCTGGGAGTCCGAAGGCGGAACGACGACTTTCCCGAGACCGACGCCGATCTCCTGCTGA
- a CDS encoding class I adenylate-forming enzyme family protein → MSTAPVTVADVLRAQRRYADKPLLICDDERLTYADADSRSAALAAHLVTLGVGKGSHVGLLYPNGAQFVVAALAAARIGAVVVPFSTFSTAAELRRQLVDSDVGVLLAARTYRTHDYVAALGDAVGAPVPDGPLWSTEVPVLRRIVFDLVVDPAPGAGDVKALEDDVDGSDVLAIIYTSGSTSDPKGVVHTHASLLAHQRNLNEIRGLTEDDRLFCNSPFFWIGGFAFGLLATLVAGATLICSNATDAGQTLDLLEAEKPTVTNGFVAGIAHLTRHPSFTTRDLSSMRRGNLYPIMAPDARPDDPELRHNMLGMTEAGSVVLLSGDESDQPESRRGSYGFLAPGFDARIVDPDTGRDTVGAVGELLLRGPHLLQGYYGRPREDCFDADGWFHTGDLVRRDDDEVFYFVGRAGSMIKTAGANVAPAEVEKALTAALAVVDPNVAVHVVGLPDPERGQIVAAVIATDSVIDQTAVTAALRDTLSSYKIPRRVLTVRPTDVPTMSSGKLDLPALRRLFDD, encoded by the coding sequence ATGAGCACCGCGCCGGTCACCGTCGCCGACGTGCTGCGCGCGCAACGCCGGTACGCCGACAAGCCGCTGCTGATCTGTGACGACGAGCGGCTCACCTACGCCGACGCGGATTCCCGGTCCGCGGCGCTGGCCGCACACCTGGTCACCCTCGGGGTCGGCAAGGGCAGCCACGTCGGGTTGCTGTATCCGAACGGGGCGCAGTTCGTCGTCGCAGCGCTCGCCGCGGCCCGCATCGGCGCGGTGGTCGTACCGTTCTCGACGTTCAGCACCGCCGCGGAGCTACGCAGACAGTTGGTCGACAGCGACGTCGGCGTGCTGCTCGCGGCCCGCACCTACCGCACCCACGACTATGTCGCGGCCCTCGGCGACGCGGTCGGTGCACCGGTGCCGGACGGACCGCTGTGGTCCACCGAGGTTCCGGTGTTGCGCCGCATCGTGTTCGACCTTGTGGTCGATCCCGCACCCGGAGCCGGAGACGTGAAAGCCCTGGAAGACGACGTCGACGGATCCGACGTCCTCGCGATCATCTACACCTCGGGCTCGACCAGCGACCCGAAGGGTGTCGTGCATACGCACGCGTCGTTGTTGGCACACCAGCGCAACCTCAACGAGATCCGTGGGCTCACCGAGGACGACAGGCTGTTCTGCAATTCGCCGTTCTTCTGGATCGGCGGGTTCGCGTTCGGGTTGCTGGCCACCCTCGTCGCCGGCGCGACGCTGATCTGCTCGAACGCGACCGACGCCGGACAGACCCTCGACCTGCTCGAAGCCGAGAAACCCACGGTCACCAACGGATTCGTCGCCGGCATCGCGCACCTGACCCGCCACCCGAGCTTCACCACCCGTGACCTGTCCTCGATGCGCCGCGGCAACCTGTACCCGATCATGGCCCCCGACGCGCGGCCCGACGACCCGGAGCTGCGGCACAACATGCTCGGCATGACGGAGGCGGGCAGCGTCGTGCTGCTGTCCGGCGACGAATCCGATCAGCCCGAATCCCGCCGCGGCTCCTACGGATTTCTGGCGCCCGGCTTCGACGCTCGGATCGTCGACCCGGATACCGGGCGCGACACCGTTGGCGCTGTCGGCGAACTGCTGCTGCGCGGACCACATCTGCTGCAGGGCTACTACGGCCGACCCCGCGAGGATTGCTTCGACGCCGACGGCTGGTTCCACACCGGCGACCTCGTGCGCCGCGACGACGACGAGGTCTTCTACTTCGTCGGCCGGGCCGGTTCGATGATCAAGACCGCGGGCGCCAACGTCGCACCCGCCGAGGTCGAGAAGGCGCTCACCGCGGCACTGGCGGTCGTCGACCCGAACGTGGCGGTGCACGTCGTCGGCCTGCCCGATCCCGAACGCGGGCAGATCGTCGCCGCCGTCATCGCGACCGACAGCGTGATCGACCAGACCGCCGTCACGGCGGCGCTGCGGGACACGCTGTCGTCCTACAAGATTCCCCGGCGCGTGCTGACGGTGCGCCCCACCGACGTGCCGACCATGTCCAGTGGCAAGCTCGACCTTCCCGCGCTGCGCAGGCTGTTCGATGACTGA
- a CDS encoding GntR family transcriptional regulator has translation MSIPDFAARPQLAEDVARFVRRRIFEGTYPPGRYIRLEQLAAELGISVTPVREALFGLRAEGLLAQQPRRGFVVLPITERDIADVSDVQAHIGGVLASRAAELITDEQLAELERIQDELESAYHAVDHEAAVRLNHAFHRGVNLAAGSPKLAQLMGQITRFALESVYPTVEGWPAHSMRDHRQLLDALRKRDGAAARDAMSEHLCAAAGPLIDHLTRRGVIG, from the coding sequence TTGAGCATTCCCGACTTCGCGGCCAGGCCGCAGCTCGCCGAGGACGTCGCCCGGTTCGTGCGGCGGCGGATCTTCGAGGGCACCTACCCGCCGGGCCGCTACATCCGGCTCGAGCAACTGGCCGCCGAACTCGGCATCAGCGTGACCCCGGTGCGCGAGGCGCTGTTCGGGCTGCGTGCCGAGGGACTGCTGGCCCAGCAGCCGCGGCGGGGGTTCGTGGTGCTGCCGATCACCGAGCGTGACATCGCCGACGTCTCCGACGTGCAGGCCCACATCGGCGGGGTGCTGGCCAGCCGGGCGGCCGAGCTGATCACCGACGAACAGCTCGCCGAACTCGAACGGATCCAGGACGAACTCGAATCGGCGTATCACGCCGTCGATCACGAGGCCGCGGTGCGGCTCAACCACGCGTTCCACCGCGGGGTCAACCTCGCGGCCGGCTCGCCGAAGCTGGCCCAGCTGATGGGCCAGATCACCCGGTTCGCGCTGGAATCCGTGTACCCGACCGTCGAGGGGTGGCCCGCACACTCGATGCGCGACCACCGGCAGCTCCTGGACGCGCTGCGCAAGCGCGACGGTGCGGCGGCCAGGGACGCGATGTCGGAACACCTGTGCGCCGCCGCCGGTCCGCTGATCGACCACCTGACCCGCCGAGGCGTGATCGGATGA
- a CDS encoding acyl-CoA dehydrogenase family protein codes for MTKLAQTLGLTEFQTEIVATVRQFVDKEVIPTAQELEHSDTYPQAIVDAMREMGLFGLMIPEEYGGLGESLLTYALCVEELARGWMSVSGVINTHFIVAYMIRQHGTDAQKSHYLPRMATGETRGAFSMSEPELGSDVAAIRTRARDNGDGTYTIDGQKMWLTNGGSSTLVATLVRTDEGADKPHRNLTAFLVEKPTGFGEVVPGLTIPGKLDKLGYKGIDTTELIFDGYRAKATDILGEAPGQGFFQMMDGVEVGRVNVSARACGVGIRAFELAVRYAQQRSTFGKPIADHQAIAFQLAEMATKVEAAHLMMVNAARLKDSGERNDVAAGMAKYFASEVCAEVTQQSFRIHGGYGYSKEYEVERLMRDAPFLLIGEGTSEIQKNIISKRLLADYRV; via the coding sequence ATGACCAAACTTGCGCAGACCCTGGGCCTGACCGAGTTCCAGACCGAGATCGTGGCCACGGTACGGCAATTCGTCGACAAGGAGGTCATCCCGACCGCCCAGGAGCTGGAGCACTCCGACACCTATCCGCAGGCGATCGTCGACGCGATGCGGGAGATGGGCCTGTTCGGGCTGATGATCCCGGAGGAGTACGGCGGGCTGGGGGAGTCGCTGCTCACCTACGCGCTGTGTGTCGAGGAACTGGCCCGCGGCTGGATGAGCGTGTCGGGGGTGATCAACACCCACTTCATCGTCGCGTACATGATCCGCCAGCACGGCACCGACGCGCAGAAGAGTCACTATCTCCCGCGGATGGCAACCGGGGAGACCCGCGGAGCGTTCTCGATGTCGGAGCCCGAACTCGGTTCCGACGTCGCGGCGATCCGCACCCGCGCCCGCGACAACGGCGACGGCACCTACACCATCGACGGCCAGAAGATGTGGCTGACCAACGGTGGCAGCTCGACGCTGGTGGCGACGCTGGTGCGCACCGACGAGGGGGCCGACAAACCGCACCGCAACCTGACCGCATTCCTGGTCGAAAAGCCCACGGGCTTCGGCGAAGTCGTTCCGGGTCTGACCATCCCGGGCAAGCTCGACAAGCTCGGCTACAAGGGCATCGACACCACCGAGCTGATCTTCGACGGATACCGGGCCAAGGCCACCGACATCCTCGGTGAGGCGCCCGGGCAGGGCTTCTTCCAGATGATGGACGGCGTCGAGGTCGGCCGCGTCAACGTGTCGGCACGGGCCTGCGGCGTCGGGATCCGGGCGTTCGAGCTCGCGGTGCGATATGCCCAGCAGCGCAGCACCTTCGGCAAGCCGATCGCCGACCATCAGGCCATCGCGTTCCAGCTCGCGGAGATGGCGACCAAGGTCGAGGCCGCCCACCTGATGATGGTCAACGCGGCCCGGCTCAAGGACTCCGGTGAGCGCAACGACGTCGCCGCGGGGATGGCGAAGTACTTCGCCAGCGAGGTGTGCGCGGAGGTGACCCAGCAGAGCTTCCGCATCCACGGCGGGTACGGGTACTCGAAGGAGTACGAGGTGGAACGGCTGATGCGTGACGCGCCCTTCCTGCTGATCGGCGAGGGCACCAGCGAGATCCAGAAGAACATCATCAGCAAGCGATTGCTGGCGGACTACCGGGTCTAG
- a CDS encoding class I adenylate-forming enzyme family protein: MTDTIDALLRAQAAAHHAKDAVIDPGGRISYRELDSATAELGAALIAVGIGKGTRVGLLMPNGVRWARTALALMRIGAVLVPLSTLLTPRELDAQLRTASVQYLIAVEEFRGHRYLDRLSADLPALRAVWTPDQTNALPPGPAAVADAMARGVRPADPMAILFTSGSSGPPKGVRHSHGNAIGAVRAGLAERCIDAQTRLYLPMPLFWVGGFGGGLLSALVAGATLITEAVPQPASTLRLLADERVTLFRGWPDQAVALARHLPGSGVQLELRPGSLEALLPRDLRSTPGARANLFGMTESFGPYCGYRADTDMPATAWGSCGRPFDGVQVRITDPDTGTALPADSIGMIEIRGRTVMQGICGRAREDVFTADGYYRTGDLGRLDADGFLFSHGRADDMFKVRGATVYPSEVEEALRSLDGVRAAFVTNLPGPEGDRVAAAVVCDASITADRLHRAAREVLSSFKVPSGWVLVEDEDKIPRGPTGKVDAVRLRELLECGCGG, translated from the coding sequence ATGACTGACACGATCGACGCGCTGCTGCGCGCGCAGGCCGCGGCCCACCACGCCAAGGATGCGGTGATCGACCCCGGCGGCCGTATCAGTTACCGCGAACTCGACTCGGCCACAGCAGAACTCGGTGCCGCCCTCATCGCGGTCGGCATCGGCAAGGGCACCAGGGTCGGACTGCTGATGCCCAACGGTGTGCGGTGGGCGCGCACCGCACTGGCGTTGATGCGCATCGGCGCGGTGCTCGTCCCGCTGAGCACGCTGCTGACCCCGCGCGAGCTCGATGCGCAGCTGCGTACCGCGTCGGTGCAGTACCTGATCGCGGTCGAAGAGTTCCGCGGGCACCGCTACCTCGACCGCTTGTCCGCGGATCTTCCCGCGCTGCGTGCGGTGTGGACACCCGACCAGACAAACGCGCTCCCGCCCGGCCCGGCAGCGGTGGCGGACGCGATGGCCCGCGGCGTCAGACCTGCCGACCCGATGGCCATCCTGTTCACCTCGGGAAGCAGCGGCCCGCCCAAGGGTGTCCGGCATTCGCACGGCAACGCGATCGGTGCCGTCCGTGCCGGCCTGGCCGAGCGCTGCATCGACGCCCAGACCCGCCTGTACCTGCCGATGCCGTTGTTCTGGGTCGGCGGGTTCGGCGGCGGGCTGCTCTCGGCGCTGGTGGCCGGCGCGACCCTGATCACCGAGGCTGTCCCCCAACCCGCGTCGACGCTGCGGCTGCTGGCCGACGAGCGGGTGACGCTGTTCCGGGGCTGGCCCGACCAGGCGGTGGCGCTGGCCCGACACCTGCCCGGCTCCGGCGTACAGCTCGAGCTGCGCCCCGGCAGCCTGGAAGCCCTGCTCCCCCGCGATCTGCGGTCCACCCCCGGCGCCCGGGCGAACCTGTTCGGGATGACCGAGTCGTTCGGCCCGTACTGCGGCTACCGCGCCGACACCGATATGCCCGCCACCGCATGGGGAAGCTGCGGCCGACCGTTCGACGGGGTGCAGGTGCGCATCACCGACCCTGACACCGGCACCGCGCTGCCTGCGGACTCGATCGGGATGATCGAGATCCGCGGCCGCACCGTCATGCAGGGCATCTGCGGGCGCGCTCGCGAGGACGTCTTCACCGCCGACGGCTACTACCGCACAGGTGATCTCGGCCGTTTGGACGCCGACGGGTTCCTGTTCTCGCACGGCCGCGCCGACGACATGTTCAAGGTGCGCGGCGCGACCGTCTACCCGTCGGAGGTCGAGGAGGCGCTGCGAAGCCTCGACGGGGTGCGCGCGGCGTTTGTGACGAATCTGCCCGGCCCCGAAGGTGATCGCGTCGCGGCCGCGGTGGTGTGCGATGCGTCGATCACCGCCGACCGGCTGCACCGGGCCGCCCGCGAGGTGCTCAGCAGCTTCAAGGTGCCTTCGGGGTGGGTGCTCGTCGAGGACGAGGACAAGATCCCGCGCGGTCCGACGGGTAAGGTGGACGCGGTCCGGCTGCGGGAACTTCTCGAGTGCGGTTGCGGCGGCTAG
- a CDS encoding enoyl-CoA hydratase/isomerase family protein, with protein MTATETILLDLDHDVRVATITLNRPESLNSFNRTMCHEMRDAWHTIKDDEGINAVVLRAAGERAFSAGLDVKSRYGQPDIVWNHEDPGELLSPKWQKMWKPVVCAVQGMCTAGALYFVNESDVVICSEGATFFDSHVSAGLVSALEPIGLMRRVGLGDTLRMALMGNDERVGAQTALRIGLVTEVVPESALWDRAHEIAVTIAKKPPTATQGTVKAIWESLDKPYRAAMDQGLIYTRLGNPIATDELAERPVPKTAPRIR; from the coding sequence ATGACCGCAACCGAAACCATCCTGCTCGATCTCGACCACGACGTCCGGGTCGCGACCATCACGCTGAACCGCCCGGAGTCACTGAACTCGTTCAATCGCACAATGTGCCATGAAATGCGCGACGCCTGGCACACCATCAAGGACGACGAGGGCATCAACGCCGTCGTGCTGCGGGCCGCCGGCGAACGGGCCTTCTCGGCCGGACTGGACGTGAAATCCCGCTACGGCCAGCCCGACATCGTGTGGAACCACGAGGATCCCGGTGAGCTGCTGAGCCCGAAGTGGCAGAAGATGTGGAAGCCGGTGGTGTGCGCGGTCCAGGGCATGTGCACCGCGGGTGCGCTGTACTTCGTCAACGAGTCCGACGTCGTGATCTGCTCCGAAGGGGCGACGTTCTTCGACTCCCACGTCAGCGCCGGTCTGGTCAGCGCGCTCGAACCCATCGGCCTGATGCGCCGGGTCGGCCTCGGCGACACACTGCGGATGGCGTTGATGGGCAACGACGAACGCGTCGGTGCCCAGACCGCGCTGCGCATCGGCCTGGTCACCGAGGTCGTCCCCGAGAGCGCGCTGTGGGACCGCGCCCACGAGATCGCCGTGACGATCGCGAAGAAGCCGCCGACCGCCACCCAGGGCACGGTCAAGGCGATCTGGGAATCCCTCGACAAGCCCTACCGCGCCGCGATGGACCAGGGGCTGATCTACACCCGGCTGGGCAACCCCATCGCGACCGACGAACTCGCCGAACGCCCCGTGCCGAAGACGGCGCCGAGGATCCGATGA
- a CDS encoding acetyl-CoA C-acetyltransferase, whose translation MTREAVICEPVRTPIGRYNGMFTSLTAVELGVVALQGLLARTGVAPDAVEDVVVGHCYPSMEAPAIGRVIALDAGLPVTVPGMQIDRRCGSGLQAVIQAAMQVASGNNDLVVAGGAESMSNVVFHSTDMRWGGARTGITVHDALARGRTTAGGKNYPVPGGMLETAENLRRDYGISRQEQDELAVRSHTRAVKAQQDGSLAETIIPVTVSSRSGEQVIDTDEHPRADTSLETLAKLKPVLGKSDPDATVTAGNSSGQNDAASMCLVTIPEKAAELGLRPLVRIVSWAVAGVAPKIMGIGPVPATEAALAKAGLALTDIDLIELNEAFAAQALACLREWKFTEADLERTNVHGSGISLGHPVGATGGRMLATLARELVRRDGRYGLETMCIGGGQGLAAVFEKVAS comes from the coding sequence GTGACGCGGGAGGCCGTCATCTGCGAGCCGGTCCGGACACCGATCGGCCGCTACAACGGCATGTTCACGTCCCTGACCGCTGTCGAACTCGGCGTCGTCGCCCTGCAGGGGCTGCTCGCGCGCACCGGCGTAGCCCCCGACGCGGTCGAGGATGTGGTCGTCGGGCACTGCTACCCGAGCATGGAGGCGCCCGCGATCGGTCGCGTGATCGCGCTCGACGCCGGCCTGCCGGTCACCGTGCCGGGCATGCAGATCGACCGGCGCTGCGGGTCCGGGCTGCAGGCGGTGATCCAGGCCGCGATGCAAGTGGCAAGCGGCAACAACGATCTCGTCGTCGCCGGCGGTGCCGAGTCGATGAGCAACGTGGTGTTCCACTCCACGGACATGCGTTGGGGTGGCGCCAGGACCGGCATCACCGTGCACGACGCGCTGGCCCGCGGCCGCACCACCGCAGGCGGCAAGAACTACCCAGTGCCCGGCGGCATGCTGGAGACCGCCGAGAACCTGCGCCGCGACTACGGGATCTCCCGGCAGGAGCAGGACGAACTCGCGGTGCGCTCACACACCCGCGCGGTGAAGGCGCAGCAGGACGGCTCACTGGCCGAGACGATCATCCCGGTGACGGTGAGCAGTCGCTCCGGTGAGCAGGTGATCGACACCGACGAGCACCCCCGCGCCGACACCTCGCTGGAGACCCTGGCGAAGCTCAAACCTGTTCTCGGCAAGTCTGATCCGGATGCGACGGTGACGGCGGGAAACTCCAGCGGCCAGAACGACGCCGCGTCGATGTGTCTGGTCACCATCCCGGAGAAAGCCGCCGAACTCGGCCTGCGCCCGCTGGTGCGGATCGTGTCGTGGGCAGTGGCCGGTGTGGCGCCGAAGATCATGGGCATCGGCCCGGTCCCGGCCACCGAGGCCGCGCTGGCCAAAGCCGGACTGGCCTTGACCGACATCGACCTGATCGAGCTCAACGAGGCGTTCGCCGCGCAGGCGCTCGCATGTCTGCGGGAGTGGAAGTTCACCGAGGCCGACCTGGAGCGGACCAACGTGCACGGCTCGGGCATCTCGCTCGGGCACCCGGTCGGGGCGACCGGCGGACGGATGCTCGCCACGCTGGCGCGCGAGTTGGTGCGCCGCGACGGCCGGTACGGACTGGAGACGATGTGCATCGGCGGCGGCCAGGGCCTGGCCGCGGTATTCGAGAAGGTGGCGTCATGA
- a CDS encoding class I adenylate-forming enzyme family protein — protein sequence MMHPLSRRITDVLALETSARAIQFDGQWSSWGQVGTLAHRIRDQVGTASAGMMLRNTPTHVAALLGVLAGGGTVVVINPSRGDDRTRADIAALGVPILIGATDDLAALAPQTSATTVALGGLDDAPHVNAGTAAAREDRSGVAVRMLTSGTTGPPKRVDLSYEMLARSVMGRDPASSPPPTELRRGVAIVNSPLVHVGGVFRILLCLAEARPFVLLPKFDLGRWSDAVREHRPSAVSLVPAALRMVLHSDLTREDLTGIKVVTSGTAPLSADDADAFTEKFGIPVLTSYAATEFGGGVASWTLADHQQFWHQKRGSVGRANPGARLRVVDDHREPVPPGQAGLLEVIPAQLAETGQWMQTTDLARIDEDGFLWILGRADQAIIRGGFKVMPDDVKSALESHAAVAGAAVVGVPDPRLGETPAALVELRPGDSATPQELMDYLQTRLARYEVPTALVLTDAIPRTPSGKPDLTAVRSHFAQR from the coding sequence ATGATGCACCCGCTGTCGCGGCGGATCACCGACGTGCTGGCACTGGAGACGTCGGCGCGGGCGATCCAGTTCGACGGACAGTGGAGCAGCTGGGGGCAGGTCGGCACGCTGGCGCACCGGATCCGCGACCAGGTCGGCACCGCCTCCGCGGGAATGATGTTGCGCAACACACCGACCCACGTCGCCGCACTGCTCGGTGTGCTGGCCGGCGGCGGCACCGTGGTGGTGATCAACCCGTCCCGCGGCGACGACCGCACCCGCGCCGACATCGCGGCGCTCGGGGTACCGATCCTGATCGGAGCGACCGACGATCTGGCGGCGCTGGCGCCGCAGACCTCGGCGACCACGGTGGCACTCGGCGGCCTCGACGACGCGCCGCACGTCAACGCCGGCACCGCCGCCGCGCGCGAGGACCGGTCCGGTGTCGCGGTGCGGATGCTCACCAGCGGCACCACCGGCCCACCCAAGCGGGTCGACCTGAGCTACGAGATGCTGGCCCGCAGCGTGATGGGCCGCGACCCCGCCTCGTCGCCGCCACCCACCGAGCTCCGGCGCGGCGTGGCCATCGTGAACTCCCCGCTGGTGCACGTCGGTGGCGTGTTCCGAATCCTGTTGTGCCTGGCCGAGGCCCGCCCGTTCGTGCTGCTGCCGAAGTTCGATCTCGGGCGGTGGTCCGACGCAGTGCGCGAGCACCGGCCGAGCGCGGTGTCCCTGGTGCCCGCGGCACTGCGCATGGTGCTGCACTCCGACCTGACCCGCGAAGACCTGACCGGCATCAAGGTGGTCACGTCCGGCACCGCGCCGCTGTCCGCCGATGACGCCGACGCGTTCACCGAGAAGTTCGGCATCCCGGTGCTCACCTCATACGCGGCCACCGAATTCGGCGGCGGTGTGGCGAGCTGGACGCTGGCCGACCACCAGCAGTTCTGGCACCAGAAGCGCGGCAGCGTCGGACGGGCCAACCCCGGAGCCCGGCTGCGGGTGGTCGACGACCACCGCGAACCCGTTCCACCCGGCCAGGCCGGCCTGCTGGAGGTGATCCCCGCCCAACTCGCCGAAACCGGCCAATGGATGCAGACCACCGACCTCGCACGCATCGACGAGGACGGGTTTCTGTGGATCCTCGGACGCGCCGATCAGGCGATCATCCGCGGCGGGTTCAAGGTGATGCCCGACGACGTGAAGTCGGCGCTGGAATCTCATGCCGCCGTGGCCGGCGCGGCCGTGGTCGGGGTGCCGGATCCGCGCCTCGGCGAGACCCCGGCGGCGCTGGTCGAACTGCGCCCCGGCGATTCCGCGACGCCGCAGGAGCTGATGGACTACCTGCAGACCCGGCTGGCGCGGTATGAGGTCCCGACCGCACTGGTGCTCACCGACGCGATCCCCCGCACCCCGTCGGGCAAGCCTGACCTCACCGCCGTGCGGTCACACTTCGCGCAACGATGA